The following nucleotide sequence is from candidate division TA06 bacterium.
TGAATACAATAACTTTACCGGTCGTGCCCCAGACTTCGGGACGGCTCTCGCAGTGGCTTGCTTTCAGGTTCGGCTCCAGCCAGGCTACCCCACGGCAGCGAGATGCACCTCTTACCGCTGCTTCCTTCCGGACCTGACGGGGTTCGCGGGATCGCACCCCGCGGGACCCAGCCTTCACAGCGTAGCCTGAAAGGGCACGCTACAAGAGGACCGCCCTCATGCTGGGCTTTCGGCCCCGCTAGAGCGGATTTCGGGTTCAGGGCACCGCTGGCTCCCCGCCTAGCACGACCGGAATAATTGCAGGGATCAGTCCGCATTGGACTTCCACGTTTCTTGATGGCTTTGTGGAGCAGAGCGGACTCGAACCGCCGGCCTCCTCCGTGCGAGGGAGGCGCTCTCCCAACTGAGCTACTGCCCCAAATCCGCAGATTGACAGAGCATACTCAAAGAGCTTATAAGGTGAAAACAAAAAGGCGGCGCGAGCTGCCATCGCCACAAGAGAAGGTAGCAAACCATATAGCTAGTGTCAATACCTTTTGCAAAGAGCGAGGGACAAAGTAGGGGCAGGGATCGAACGCGCAGTGGCGGTGAAGAGAGCGGTTCGATTGAACCATATTGAACCGGGGATGGGCGTGGGGGAGAAGGGATTGAACGGGGGGTGGGGATGAAGGGGGTGTCCCGACACATGACACAAAAAAGGCCGGGCCACTGGGGCCCGGCCGTGCGATCCCAAAACAAAGAGCAATTCCTTCAGCGGATTAGGATCATCTTCCTGCTCAGTGTCGAGTTTCCGAATCTCAACTTATAGAAATAGACGCCGGAGCGCGCGTAGTCTCCTCTGTCTGTTTTTCCGTCCCAAATCACACTCAGTGTTCTGGCAGTAGACGTAAGGTCAACCTGCTTGATCAGTCTCCCGGCAGCATCATAGATCTCAAAGGAAGAAGACAATGCCCCCTCTGGAAGTAGTACCTGGATGTTGGTTGAATTCGAGAAAGGATTGGGGTTGTTCTGACCTAGCATGGGAAGAGGAGACTCACGGTGCAACTCAGACTCGGCGACACCAACGGGCGGTCCGTAGACAATCGTCTTCTTTAGCGTATCATTCTCTGGATTCCTATCATCGTACGTTGTAACAAATACTGTCATATCCACCTGCACAAATGAGTCGGTGTGGGGGACTGTCCACTGCGCAAACCACGCATCTACGGTTTGGCCGTAGGTGACGTCCGGGAACTGGAGTGTATCAGCGTAGCCATCAATTGTGCAGAAGGCGTTGATAGTGTCTGTCATGTTCCCAAAGTTGGCCAGCCTCGCGCCAATATCGTATGTGGAGTCGGTTAGCAGTGTGTCAGCCGGGGCGAGTATATCGGTGACCGCGGCGTCGTGTTTCTCAACCATAGATACGTACGCCCTCATCATCCAGTCATTGCTGTTGTCCTTAACCCATGCTGTTTGAAAGCGCCACGTCTGGTTGGCGATCGGCAAGTCACTATCATAAGCCAGGGATGGAGCGCCAGTGTTGTACCAATACGCTATGTAGAATTTCCCATCATCAAAGACTGGTGCCTTCAAGTAGGTATTGAATGTGTGCCAGCCCGAACTTGACACAGACGTTGTCTCAGCATACCAGACGGTGCCCGGCAGGTGCCAGGGCCCGTCATCATCCAGGACCCACATGACAACCGGATCCCCACTTGAACCGAAGTAAATCTTGACGCTTTCGACCAGGCATGGATACCATGGCGGTACGTACTCCGTCGCCCACGCATTGTTCGGGACGCCGGTGAAGGAGCCGTCGTAGTCATCGTCATCATAGGTAAGAGCTGCTCTGGGCGGAGAACAGACCTGAGTTTCGAGATAGGCGACATCGTTATCTGTTATCATGTCTCCGGGCAGAAGGGTTGTGGTGGTGATTATGTATTCTCCGTCTGCCACTGGATTCCAGATCTGAAAATAGACTGTATCGAGATCACCAGGCGCTATTTCGTCTACGAACTGGGTATCTATGTAAACCACAGAGGCTGTGTAAGAAGTGTCTATTATCGAGCATTCTACCGGGAGGTTATATTCGGTGGAGTCGCCCAAGTTTTCGATCACTGCCCATGGAGTGGAAGACGCGGGATTTCTCATGAAGAATCCGCCCGTTGTACGGACGCCTCTAACACCGACGTCGCGTATGGTGACCCCACCATAGTCGACAAGAGCTCTTACCAGGAGGTCGCCAGCGTTGATTTCATACCAATTTGTAAGGCTGCGGTAGAAGCTTCTTATGGGAGAACTGGATATTGCGTCCATCAGACAGAATGGCGGCCCAGGCGCGTAGTAGCCTATCCAGAAATCTGTGTCGATGAAGAGTGCCGAGTCCAGGTCCACCTGCCTGAAGGTGAAACTCAAACCCAGGTAAGGTATTGGGGCATGGAGAAGAGTCCCAGGTTCACCGCCGTCATCAGCCCATACGAATAGACTACAGCTATCGACAGAGACCTGATAGTTGGCAACGGAGGCCCCTTTCAACGTGCAGCCGACAACGGGCGTGAATCTCACCGCAAAATCCCAGTGCTGTTGGGGGTAATATGCAGCTCCAGTTCCGTCATCATAATAGATAGTGTCAGGGGTTGGTGTAGGGAAGAAAAGAAAGTTCTCCGCGGGCGGGCCACCCTGGACGCGTTCTACTGGGTAGAGCACCGCGCCAGCGCAGCACGCAGCCCACAAGATAACCAGGCAGAAAGGGAACAGACGCTTGTATGACATAGTCCCTCACTCCTTTCTTTGGATGTTAAAAGGATTATATCACCAATGCATTCCAGGTCAATCTATTTGATGCACTAATTGTGTCCACTTATCGAGGAGAACCTGTTATTTCTTGAGGAAAGGGATCCGCCGATTGCCGGTTCCCTGAGAAACAGCACCTCTTCATTGACTACAGCGGAATCGAAGAGTATACTGGAAAAGTACGAAGAACGAAGGAGGTGTTAGTGGTTGAGTTACCCGAAGGTGTAAGAATCGAGGAAGTCCCTGTAGAGAAGAGGTACAGAAGCGCCACCTCAGCCCTGATGAATAGAGTCAGAAGACTCTATGAGGAGATCTACAGCCGTTTCGGGGATGAGGGCTTGGAGCTGATTCGGGATGTGAGTGCCCAGTTCGGCAAAGAAATCGCTGAAAGGGCAAAGAAGAGGGTGAAGGAATCTGATGCAAAGTCTGTCGCTTTGTATATTATCAGAATCTTCAATAACGTGAGGGGAGAGGGCAAAGTAGTAGAGTGGGGTGAGAACCGGGTGGTCATCAGGGTCAATCGATGTCCTTACCCCTTTGAAAGCCCGGAGCTCTGTGACGCGCACACCACAATGGAGAGAGTCGTGGTAGAAACGTTGGGAGACGGGCTCCGTTACTACATTGAAAAATCGATCCCCAGGGGGGATTCCTATTGCGACCACGTGATAGAAAAGGTTTGTGAAAAGGGGGGGTAATAGATTTGACTTTTCCAGCCTGGTCAGTTAGATTGTGTTATTACGAACTCGTAAACATGGAGTTATGAGTGGCCATCATTGAAATCGAAGGAAGAAAATTCGAAGTGGACGAAGAAGGGTTTCTCAGGAATCCTGAAGAGTGGAATGATGAGGTGGCAGTTTTGCTGGCAAAGGCCGATAACATACAGGAAATGAGTGAAGAACACTGGGCTGTGGTGAAATACATAAGACAGTACTATCTGGAGAATCAGCTTGCTCCAATGGTCCGAAGCTTGTGCAAGGCTACTGATCTCAAACTCAGGGAAATATACGACCTTTTTCCTCTTGGTCCGGCGAAAGGGGCGTGCAAAGTGGCGGGTCTGCCCAAGCCGGACGGATGTGTTTGAAGAAATTCCTATGGCAGAAACACTCCGGTTCATCTATTTTGGTTGTCTCCTTTATTGTCTCCTTTTTTTCGCTTTCTGGTCCATACAGTTGATCAGACGCAGAAGGCCCGACCATTCAGTGCCGAAGAGAAGCTCATTTCCGGGAATACTGTCCGCATTCACCAGAGGTATGGCTCCTTGGAGGAAAGAGAGCGCAAGTCGCAACCCGCTTGGTTATGGCGCTGGCGTCATATACCATCTGGTAAGTTTCTCTTCGTTTGTTGTTCTTGCCTTCCCTGCGTTGTTGTTACAGCGCAGTACAACGATCATATCTATCCTGTCGGCTGGATTTGCTTGTGGGCTTTATCTTCTTTTCAAGAGGGTGTTCAACAGGCACTTGAGGTTCATGAGTGAACCTGGTGACTACGTGGCGAATGTTCTGGTTGATCTAATGCAGCTTTCAGTGATTTTGACCATCTTTGGGGTCACTGCTCCTTTTGTGTGCTATGCTGCTGCCTGTGTAGTACTACTCTATTTGCCTTTTGGAAAGCTGAAGCACTGCTACTATTTCTTTGCATCGCGCCTCCTGCTGGGGAGAAGTTATGGGAGAAAGGGAGTTATGGTCTAATCATGGGGCAAGAGATGGCACAGAAGAGTGATCTGGCGAGAATGCTCACAGAACGACTTGATTGTGAACTCACTGCTTACCTTGACGCGTGCGTACGCTGTGGGTTGTGTGCTAAATCCTGCCACTTCTATTTGACAGATGGTGAGCCAGAATCCATACCAGGTTACAAACTGAATCGTCTCGGAGGCCTGTACAGGAGGCTGGTAAGGCTCCCGGACAGATTGTTCAGCCGCACCAATCCTGAAACTCAATTGACAGAGGAGTTCCTGAAAGCAATGGTTGATGTCGCCTTTGGGCGATGCAACATGTGCGGCAGATGTGGATTTCACTGTTCTATAGGGCTCGATGTTTCGAAAGTGACACACCGAATTCGGGGGATTCTCACGGAGTTAGGCAGAGTCCCTGAAG
It contains:
- a CDS encoding T9SS type A sorting domain-containing protein — protein: MSYKRLFPFCLVILWAACCAGAVLYPVERVQGGPPAENFLFFPTPTPDTIYYDDGTGAAYYPQQHWDFAVRFTPVVGCTLKGASVANYQVSVDSCSLFVWADDGGEPGTLLHAPIPYLGLSFTFRQVDLDSALFIDTDFWIGYYAPGPPFCLMDAISSSPIRSFYRSLTNWYEINAGDLLVRALVDYGGVTIRDVGVRGVRTTGGFFMRNPASSTPWAVIENLGDSTEYNLPVECSIIDTSYTASVVYIDTQFVDEIAPGDLDTVYFQIWNPVADGEYIITTTTLLPGDMITDNDVAYLETQVCSPPRAALTYDDDDYDGSFTGVPNNAWATEYVPPWYPCLVESVKIYFGSSGDPVVMWVLDDDGPWHLPGTVWYAETTSVSSSGWHTFNTYLKAPVFDDGKFYIAYWYNTGAPSLAYDSDLPIANQTWRFQTAWVKDNSNDWMMRAYVSMVEKHDAAVTDILAPADTLLTDSTYDIGARLANFGNMTDTINAFCTIDGYADTLQFPDVTYGQTVDAWFAQWTVPHTDSFVQVDMTVFVTTYDDRNPENDTLKKTIVYGPPVGVAESELHRESPLPMLGQNNPNPFSNSTNIQVLLPEGALSSSFEIYDAAGRLIKQVDLTSTARTLSVIWDGKTDRGDYARSGVYFYKLRFGNSTLSRKMILIR
- the tusE gene encoding TusE/DsrC/DsvC family sulfur relay protein, with product MAIIEIEGRKFEVDEEGFLRNPEEWNDEVAVLLAKADNIQEMSEEHWAVVKYIRQYYLENQLAPMVRSLCKATDLKLREIYDLFPLGPAKGACKVAGLPKPDGCV